One region of Triticum aestivum cultivar Chinese Spring chromosome 6B, IWGSC CS RefSeq v2.1, whole genome shotgun sequence genomic DNA includes:
- the LOC123133415 gene encoding hydroquinone glucosyltransferase-like, with protein MGGESGNHKLLPASARPHVLLLCSPCMGHLIPFAELARRLVADHGLAATLLFATATDAPSEQYAALAASMPDGVDLLMLPAPPADALPPSTPMPERVMQAAVSAVPHVRDIARSLTSTAPLAALVVDMASVPARDVATELGVPCYMFFTSPWILLSLFLHLPELDAGLVGEYRDATEPIRLPGCVPIHAHELPGFLLADRSSDTYAVLLSLAKDATRVNGILVNTFREVEPAVGEGADCVKGMPVHAVGPLVWTRPVAVGVNRELEHARLITWLDQQARGSVVFLSFGSGGTLTRRQTTELALALEATGRPFIWAAKRPQEDTADGAFFGTERGGDDDPLGFLPRGFIERTSGVGRVLLSWAPQTAILAHAAVGCFVTHCGWNSSLESILNGVPMVGWPLYAEQKMNAAMLEVHAGVAARVNAAGPAGDGFVCKEEIVSVIRRVMDGDEATTMRKRLDELRDGGTHALAMDGFSTLTLAKITDVWKSSTSNGES; from the coding sequence ATGGGCGGTGAGTCAGGTAACCACAAACTGCTACCGGCGAGCGCGCGGCCGCACGTGCTGCTCCTGTGCAGCCCGTGCATGGGGCACCTCATCCCTTTCGCCGAGCTGGCTCGCCGTCTCGTTGCCGACCACGGCCTCGCCGCCACGCTCCTCTTCGCCACGGCCACGGATGCCCCCTCGGAGCAGTACGCCGCCCTGGCCGCGTCCATGCCCGACGGCGTCGACCTCCTCATGCTGCCCGCACCGCCGGCGGACGCACTGCCGCCCTCAACCCCCATGCCCGAACGCGTCATGCAAGCTGCCGTCTCGGCTGTCCCGCACGTCCGGGACATCGCCCGGTCATTGACCTCGACCGCGCCTCTCGCCGCGCTCGTGGTGGACATGGCCAGCGTGCCGGCGCGCGACGTCGCCACGGAGCTGGGCGTGCCGTGCTATATGTTCTTCACCTCGCCGTGGATACTCCTGTCCCTGTTCCTGCACCTCCCGGAGCTCGACGCGGGCCTCGTCGGGGAGTACCGGGACGCGACCGAGCCCATCCGGCTGCCGGGCTGCGTGCCGATCCACGCGCACGAGCTTCCCGGGTTCCTGCTTGCTGACCGGAGCAGCGACACGTACGCCGTGTTGCTGTCCTTGGCCAAGGACGCCACGAGAGTCAACGGGATTCTCGTGAACACGTTCCGTGAGGTGGAGCCCGCGGTGGGTGAAGGCGCGGACTGTGTGAAGggcatgccagtgcacgcggtcgGGCCGTTGGTATGGACCAGGCCGGTCGCAGTCGGCGTGAACAGGGAGCTGGAGCACGCACGCCTCATCACGTGGCTGGACCAGCAGGCACGTGGTTCCGTGGTCTTCCTGTCGTTCGGGAGCGGTGGCACGCTCACCCGGCGGCAGACCACCGAGCTAGCGCTCGCGCTGGAGGCGACCGGGCGTCCGTTCATCTGGGCCGCAAAGAGGCCACAAGAGGACACGGCGGACGGCGCCTTCTTCGGGACCGAGCGAGGAGGAGACGACGACCCGCtaggcttcctgccgaggggcttCATCGAGAGGACGTCGGGGGTGGGGCGTGTTCTTCTGTCGTGGGCCCCGCAGACGGCGATCCTCGCGCACGCCGCCGTTGGGTGCTTCGTCACGCACTGCGGATGGAACTCGAGCCTCGAGAGTATTCTCAATGGGGTGCCGATGGTCGGATGGCCGCTCTACGCGGAGCAGAAGATGAATGCGGCGATGTTGGAGGTCCACGCTGGGGTGGCGGCCCGAGTTAACGCCGCCGGGCCTGCTGGCGACGGCTTTGTCTGCAAGGAAGAGATCGTGAGCGTGATCCGACGTGTGATGGATGGGGACGAAGCAACGACGATGAGGAAGCGTCTTGATGAGCTCAGAGACGGAGGCACACATGCGCTAGCTATGGATGGTTTTTCAACTCTTACACTAGCCAAGATCACAGATGTGTGGAAGTCTTCTACTTCTAATGGCGAAAGTTGA